Proteins from a genomic interval of Phycisphaerae bacterium:
- a CDS encoding FtsX-like permease family protein, protein MTLASVLQQLLATMPQHVRRHPLRYLLSLFSISVAVMLFVSMRITQESIVHAFHGNLEALAGKAQYRVVAPAGVDEAVLAAIENLPGVTAAPVVQAAAVLAQERQTVMLFGISPLREAKLRGYQLEQSVQLDLPTLLLNPDAVVIPRRLADRFSYRLGEKISLTGPADTREFAIAGILLSDGAALAMDGNIIFMEVGAAQRFLGRPGRFDRIELTLDSPERLHALTQSLGDTASVEPIRGHNPTFDYITSQFQTILVCFSLLASVIGLFIVYNTMSLSVVQRAKEIGTLRALGATRGEILAVVTGEAALIGLVASVLGTVGGRAIASYALEQTARTLTIMLDLAAPQLVVPLDAWILAPIVGMLAAILGAYAPARAAAMLPPTAAMRPGEVESQLRQRTGLWLVIGIALLVFCAVVVRHPRTDWKPTVAGLMAGLFGIALAGPQLLIWFSPPIRRLARRFSNVPAFLALHNIILNPSRTSLTTIALGGSLSLIIAMASIIGGLDREISRWMDDVLVFDMTLQTNDMASTAYPSSSFPAHLLDEIRRDPECAEAYGVRSRLVPFRGDDIMLITYDTAAVQKGRIDRGRSANPAADLARAAALQAGQVEVSANLARIHGLRPGDQVSLDTPQGPRSFAIHSIQTDYTWFRGSVFMERAVYHSLWNDTSLSYLDIRVRPSAGIGLPTGDDIARYQAKLTERLSGRYGLYLYRLDDLMDFARRFTREWFALANMQLVLSVIVGGVGVANTLLVSLLTQSRQIGLLRAIGASARQIQQLLAIEAALLGALGALAGGVIGLTTARFLVVPMTIKASGHDIPVVIPYDAMGYAGLAALLIALGAAMLPLRAARRLDIIQAIGYE, encoded by the coding sequence GCGGTATCTCCTCAGCCTGTTTTCCATTTCCGTGGCAGTCATGCTCTTTGTCTCGATGCGGATCACGCAAGAGAGCATCGTTCATGCATTTCACGGCAATCTTGAAGCGCTCGCCGGTAAAGCGCAGTATCGCGTCGTCGCACCCGCCGGCGTCGATGAAGCCGTCCTCGCCGCGATCGAAAATCTCCCCGGCGTGACTGCCGCGCCGGTTGTGCAAGCCGCCGCGGTCCTTGCGCAGGAACGACAGACAGTCATGCTGTTCGGCATCAGCCCGCTGCGCGAGGCCAAACTTCGCGGTTATCAACTCGAACAGAGCGTTCAACTGGACTTGCCCACGCTGCTGCTCAACCCCGATGCCGTGGTCATCCCCCGCCGCCTGGCCGATCGCTTCAGCTATCGGCTCGGTGAAAAGATCTCACTGACCGGCCCCGCCGATACGCGCGAATTCGCCATCGCCGGCATCCTCCTCTCCGACGGCGCCGCCCTCGCCATGGACGGCAACATCATCTTCATGGAAGTCGGCGCTGCCCAGCGTTTCCTCGGCCGCCCCGGCCGATTTGATCGCATCGAACTCACCCTCGACTCCCCCGAGCGACTCCACGCACTGACTCAATCGCTGGGCGACACCGCGTCGGTTGAACCGATCCGCGGGCATAACCCCACCTTCGACTACATCACCAGCCAGTTCCAAACCATCCTCGTCTGCTTCAGCCTCCTCGCCTCCGTCATCGGCCTCTTCATCGTCTACAACACGATGTCACTATCCGTTGTTCAGCGTGCCAAGGAAATCGGCACGCTCCGCGCCCTCGGCGCGACGCGAGGTGAAATCCTCGCCGTGGTCACGGGCGAAGCCGCCCTGATTGGACTCGTCGCCTCAGTTCTCGGCACGGTCGGAGGCCGCGCGATCGCCTCTTATGCCCTGGAGCAGACGGCCCGGACCCTCACGATCATGCTCGATTTGGCCGCCCCACAACTGGTCGTTCCGTTGGACGCGTGGATCCTCGCCCCCATCGTCGGCATGCTCGCCGCCATCCTCGGCGCCTACGCCCCCGCCCGCGCCGCCGCGATGCTCCCGCCGACCGCCGCCATGAGGCCCGGCGAAGTCGAATCGCAGCTGCGCCAGCGCACTGGACTCTGGCTCGTCATCGGCATTGCCCTGCTGGTCTTCTGCGCCGTCGTCGTCCGCCATCCGCGCACAGACTGGAAGCCGACCGTCGCCGGGCTCATGGCGGGCCTCTTCGGCATCGCACTGGCCGGACCGCAACTGCTGATCTGGTTCAGCCCGCCCATCCGCCGACTGGCTCGTCGATTCTCCAACGTGCCGGCGTTTCTCGCGCTGCACAACATCATCCTGAACCCGTCACGAACCTCCCTCACCACCATCGCCCTCGGCGGCAGCCTCAGCCTCATCATCGCCATGGCCTCGATCATCGGCGGCCTGGACCGGGAAATTTCGCGCTGGATGGACGACGTGCTCGTCTTCGACATGACGCTTCAGACCAACGACATGGCCTCCACGGCCTACCCCTCCAGCAGCTTTCCTGCGCACCTTCTCGATGAAATCCGCCGGGACCCCGAGTGCGCCGAAGCCTACGGGGTTCGCTCGCGCCTCGTGCCCTTCCGCGGCGACGACATCATGCTCATCACCTACGACACCGCCGCCGTTCAAAAGGGCCGCATCGATCGAGGCCGCTCCGCCAATCCGGCCGCCGACCTCGCCCGCGCCGCCGCGCTGCAGGCCGGCCAAGTCGAGGTCTCCGCCAATCTCGCGCGTATTCATGGTCTCCGCCCGGGTGATCAAGTGTCCCTCGACACGCCACAAGGTCCTCGGTCCTTCGCGATCCACAGCATCCAGACGGATTACACTTGGTTCCGGGGAAGCGTTTTCATGGAACGGGCGGTCTATCACTCGCTCTGGAACGACACCTCCCTTTCCTACCTCGATATTCGCGTTCGCCCCTCTGCCGGCATCGGCCTCCCCACGGGGGACGATATCGCGCGCTACCAGGCGAAGCTGACCGAGCGGCTCAGCGGTCGATACGGCCTGTACCTCTACCGCCTCGATGACCTCATGGACTTCGCCCGGCGTTTCACCCGCGAGTGGTTTGCCCTGGCCAATATGCAACTGGTACTTTCCGTCATCGTCGGCGGCGTCGGGGTCGCCAATACCCTCCTCGTCTCGCTGCTTACGCAATCGCGCCAGATCGGTCTGCTCCGCGCCATCGGCGCGTCTGCCCGGCAGATCCAGCAACTCCTAGCCATCGAGGCGGCCTTGCTCGGCGCGCTCGGCGCTTTGGCCGGCGGCGTCATCGGCCTGACCACCGCAAGGTTTCTGGTCGTGCCCATGACCATCAAGGCCTCGGGCCACGATATTCCGGTGGTCATTCCTTATGATGCAATGGGTTACGCGGGCTTGGCCGCCCTGCTCATCGCCCTCGGCGCGGCAATGCTCCCACTCCGCGCCGCCCGCCGCCTCGATATCATCCAGGCCATTGGCTACGAATGA
- a CDS encoding alpha/beta fold hydrolase: MILPGLLGDNNVLRTRDLCDALRACGFHAVALEFRGHGRTLIRHPELYYGFGVLETLDTLAVSRWLEAQPYVHRTGLIGFCWGANHALIAGWYDDCRRDHPSINPTLAAVLPTVPEYRHFSAGVMAFSPVLRFEELIAALETPWSKFKHPVLSGLQQNIRTRMEYRKAGDTSGSLRRCIEFEFAHASLRYADGFRDAVHFLRLLPYRDLPDHEKLANARMPLLIVFAANDPLSKAQDVADLMATTSHPNTAAVVLPGGGHIGFAPYAKQYYYSLIMNFFDPSCGPR, translated from the coding sequence GTGATTCTGCCAGGGCTGCTGGGGGATAACAACGTTCTCCGGACGCGCGACTTGTGCGACGCCCTGAGGGCCTGCGGGTTCCATGCGGTGGCGCTGGAGTTTCGCGGGCATGGACGAACGCTCATCAGGCATCCGGAGCTTTACTACGGGTTCGGTGTGCTTGAAACACTGGATACCTTGGCGGTTTCTCGCTGGCTGGAAGCCCAGCCCTACGTTCACCGGACGGGCTTGATTGGATTCTGCTGGGGGGCCAACCATGCGCTAATCGCAGGATGGTACGACGATTGCCGCCGGGATCATCCCAGCATTAATCCGACGCTGGCCGCCGTGTTGCCGACGGTCCCGGAGTATCGACACTTTTCAGCCGGGGTGATGGCGTTCTCGCCGGTGCTGCGGTTTGAAGAGCTGATTGCGGCGCTGGAAACGCCGTGGTCGAAGTTTAAGCACCCTGTCCTTTCCGGCCTGCAACAGAACATTCGGACGCGGATGGAGTATCGAAAGGCGGGGGACACGAGCGGCAGCCTGCGGCGGTGCATCGAATTCGAATTTGCGCATGCGTCGCTGCGCTATGCGGATGGGTTCCGGGATGCGGTACATTTCCTGCGGCTCCTGCCGTACAGGGACCTGCCGGATCATGAGAAACTGGCGAACGCGCGGATGCCGCTACTTATTGTCTTCGCCGCAAACGACCCACTGTCCAAGGCGCAGGATGTGGCCGATCTGATGGCGACGACCAGCCATCCCAACACCGCGGCCGTCGTCTTGCCGGGCGGCGGGCACATCGGGTTCGCGCCGTACGCGAAGCAATACTACTACAGCCTGATCATGAACTTCTTTGATCCGTCGTGCGGACCGCGCTAA
- a CDS encoding alkaline phosphatase family protein, with the protein MKTLNDQPSNRTSRAFLRLAGVLVLLTGCGRHPLRLQLEPTVERPEKSVVLFFVDGLDRGHLNQFLAQGRLPTIQRLFVDGGVGVQHAVTSIPAMTYPNTVSLLTGRFPGHHGIVGNQWFDRRTLASTDYIRPSHYQTVNHDFRDPTIYEMLNDHFTISIQCHTHRGANIAETNEVPTGLAWAVGLFQSIDQLSAGSLEEIGDYVNRAGRWPSLLTFYFPGIDEIGHLSGSDSSAYASAVENIDRQIQRVTDALAREHLLERTTLILVSDHSHPDVHATKSVDLVGWLRKERRLHVHRGEYFARDYITAFDHFENYDAIVIDGSFRRIYVHLKGSRGWSRPVSAEEVSRCVSGGAEQDASPLWKLPGVELVCTSPAPGTVHVFSRRGAALIERKMEEKKPMYRIVPWPNEPNDPLQISDNATLSAFAAAGWHTSREWLAALASTNYPDFIPQIVEAFDSPRTGEFVVFSARDWAFEGHDRGEHGSCLPEDMLIPMYFAGPGLPKGSSIPNARLVDLTPTVLDLLGEGDRIATYSLDGESIADKLRQAAPSRWDPSAIR; encoded by the coding sequence ATGAAGACGCTCAACGATCAACCTTCCAACCGCACGAGTAGAGCATTTCTCAGGCTCGCGGGCGTCCTCGTCCTCCTGACGGGGTGCGGTCGCCATCCCCTCCGTCTGCAACTGGAACCCACCGTCGAGCGGCCGGAAAAATCCGTCGTGCTCTTTTTCGTGGACGGTCTGGATCGAGGCCACCTGAATCAGTTTCTCGCTCAGGGCCGGCTCCCCACGATCCAGCGGCTCTTCGTCGACGGCGGCGTAGGGGTGCAGCACGCCGTGACCAGCATTCCTGCGATGACCTATCCCAATACCGTCAGCCTCCTTACCGGCCGTTTTCCCGGACATCACGGAATCGTCGGCAACCAATGGTTCGACCGCCGCACGCTCGCATCCACGGACTACATCCGCCCCTCGCATTACCAGACCGTCAATCACGACTTCCGCGATCCCACGATTTACGAAATGCTCAACGACCATTTCACGATCAGCATCCAATGCCATACGCACCGCGGCGCGAACATTGCCGAGACTAACGAAGTTCCTACCGGGCTGGCTTGGGCGGTCGGACTGTTTCAGAGCATCGATCAACTCTCCGCCGGTTCCCTCGAGGAAATAGGGGACTATGTCAACCGCGCCGGCCGCTGGCCCAGCCTGCTGACTTTTTACTTCCCCGGCATCGACGAAATCGGCCATCTCAGCGGCTCGGACTCGTCCGCCTACGCCTCGGCCGTGGAGAATATTGACCGTCAAATCCAGCGCGTCACCGACGCGTTGGCACGCGAGCATCTTCTCGAACGAACGACGCTCATCCTGGTTTCCGATCACTCCCACCCAGATGTCCATGCCACGAAATCAGTGGATCTGGTCGGCTGGCTGCGAAAGGAGCGCCGGCTGCACGTCCATCGGGGCGAGTATTTCGCCCGGGACTACATCACGGCATTCGACCATTTTGAGAATTACGACGCCATCGTCATCGACGGCTCTTTCCGTCGAATCTATGTACATTTGAAGGGATCGAGGGGTTGGAGCCGACCGGTCAGTGCGGAAGAGGTTTCGCGGTGCGTGTCCGGCGGCGCCGAACAGGACGCTTCCCCGCTTTGGAAGCTGCCCGGCGTGGAACTCGTCTGTACTTCGCCCGCGCCAGGCACGGTTCACGTCTTTTCGCGCCGCGGCGCAGCCCTTATTGAGCGCAAAATGGAAGAGAAAAAGCCGATGTACCGGATTGTCCCTTGGCCGAACGAGCCGAACGATCCACTTCAAATTTCGGACAACGCAACTCTCTCCGCCTTCGCCGCCGCCGGTTGGCATACGTCCCGTGAATGGCTTGCCGCCTTAGCTTCTACGAATTATCCGGATTTTATTCCTCAAATTGTCGAAGCCTTTGACTCACCACGCACAGGAGAATTCGTGGTCTTCTCGGCGCGGGATTGGGCCTTTGAAGGTCACGATCGGGGCGAACACGGTTCCTGCCTTCCGGAAGACATGCTAATCCCGATGTATTTCGCCGGTCCCGGATTGCCAAAAGGATCGTCGATTCCAAATGCGCGACTCGTCGACCTGACCCCCACTGTGCTGGATCTGCTCGGGGAAGGCGATCGGATCGCCACATATTCCCTGGACGGTGAAAGCATCGCCGACAAGCTCCGTCAGGCCGCGCCTTCCCGCTGGGACCCATCCGCGATTCGATAG